One stretch of Oncorhynchus clarkii lewisi isolate Uvic-CL-2024 chromosome 3, UVic_Ocla_1.0, whole genome shotgun sequence DNA includes these proteins:
- the LOC139398427 gene encoding acetylcholine receptor subunit alpha-like isoform X2 yields MNRLAFVSHLLIILAGSAWGSDDETRLVKTLFTGYNKVVRPVAHFKDPVVVTVGLQLIQLISVDEVNQIVNSNVRLKQQWKDVNLQWNPEDYGGIKKIRVPSTDIWRPDLVLYNNADGDFAIVHETKVLLEHTGMITWNPPAIFKSYCEIIVLHFPFDLQNCSMKLGTWTYDGNLVVVNPDSDRPDLSNFMESGEWVMKDYRSWKHWVYYACCPDTPYLDITYHFLMLRLPLYFIVNVIIPCMLFSFLTGLVFYLPTDSGEKMTLSISVLLSLTVFLLVIVELIPSTSSAVPLIGKYMLFTMVFVIASIIITVIVINTHHRSPSTHTMSPWVRKIFIDTIPNLMFFSTMKRPAKEKQDKNIYGADFDISDISGKPTPTAVTYQSPITKNPDVRSAIEGVKYIAETMKSDEESNSAAEEWKFVAMVLDHILLCVFMGVCIIGTLGVFAGRLIELSMTP; encoded by the exons ATGAATCGGCTGGCTTTTGTTTCTCATCTTCTTATCATTCTGGCAG GTTCTGCCTGGGGCTCTGATGATGAGACCCGTCTGGTGAAAACCCTGTTCACTGGCTACAACAAGGTGGTGCGTCCTGTCGCTCACTTCAAGGACCCAGTGGTGGTTACAGTTGGCCTGCAGCTCATTCAACTCATCAGTGTG GATGAGGTCAACCAGATTGTTAACAGCAATGTTCGACTGAAACAG CAATGGAAGGACGTGAACTTGCAATGGAATCCTGAGGATTATGGTGGAATCAAAAAGATAAGAGTGCCCTCCACTGACATTTGGCGCCCTGACCTCGTTCTCTATAACAA TGCTGATGGTGACTTTGCCATCGTTCACGAGACCAAAGTGCTGCTGGAGCACACTGGCATGATCACGTGGAACCCCCCTGCCATCTTCAAGAGCTACTGTGAGATCATCGTGCTGCACTTCCCCTTCGACCTGCAGAACTGCAGCATGAAGCTGGGTACCTGGACCTATGATGGCAACTTGGTTGTCGTCAATCCC GACAGCGACCGTCCTGACCTGAGTAACTTcatggagagtggagagtgggtgATGAAGGACTACCGCAGCTGGAAACACTGGGTGTACTATGCCTGCTGCCCAGACACGCCCTACTTGGACATCACCTACCACTTCCTGATGCTGCGGCTGCCCCTCTACTTCATCGTCAACGTCATCATCCCCTGCATGCTCTTCTCATTCCTCACTGGCCTCGTCTTCTATCTGCCCACTGACTCTG GTGAGAAGATGACTCTGAGTATCTCTGTCCTGCTGTCTCTGACTGTGTTCCTGCTGGTCATCGTTGAGCTCATCCCCTCCACATCCAGTGCTGTGCCGCTCATCGGGAAGTACATGCTCTTCACCATGGTTTTCGTCATTGCCTCCATCATCATCACTGTCATCGTCATCAACACCCACCACCGTTCCCCCAGCACTCACACCATGTCCCCCTGGGTTCGCAAG ATTTTCATTGACACCATTCCCAACCTCATGTTTTTCTCAACAATGAAACGTCCTGCAAAGGAGAAACAGGATAAAAACATCTATGGTGCTGACTTTGACATCTCAGACATCTCAGGCAAGCCCACCCCTACTGCAGTCACCTACCAGTCCCCCATCACCAAGAACCCCGACGTACGCAGTGCTATTGAGGGGGTGAAGTACATCGCTGAGACCATGAAATCTGATGAGGAGTCCAACAGT GCTGCTGAAGAGTGGAAGTTTGTGGCCATGGTGCTGGATCACattctgctgtgtgtgttcatgggGGTGTGTATCATTGGCACACTGGGGGTGTTCGCAG GCCGTCTCATTGAGCTGAGCATGACGCCCTAG
- the LOC139398427 gene encoding acetylcholine receptor subunit alpha-like isoform X1, whose translation MNRLAFVSHLLIILAGSAWGSDDETRLVKTLFTGYNKVVRPVAHFKDPVVVTVGLQLIQLISVDEVNQIVNSNVRLKQQWKDVNLQWNPEDYGGIKKIRVPSTDIWRPDLVLYNNADGDFAIVHETKVLLEHTGMITWNPPAIFKSYCEIIVLHFPFDLQNCSMKLGTWTYDGNLVVVNPDSDRPDLSNFMESGEWVMKDYRSWKHWVYYACCPDTPYLDITYHFLMLRLPLYFIVNVIIPCMLFSFLTGLVFYLPTDSGEKMTLSISVLLSLTVFLLVIVELIPSTSSAVPLIGKYMLFTMVFVIASIIITVIVINTHHRSPSTHTMSPWVRKIFIDTIPNLMFFSTMKRPAKEKQDKNIYGADFDISDISGKPTPTAVTYQSPITKNPDVRSAIEGVKYIAETMKSDEESNSAAEEWKFVAMVLDHILLCVFMGVCIIGTLGVFAGRLIELSMTP comes from the exons ATGAATCGGCTGGCTTTTGTTTCTCATCTTCTTATCATTCTGGCAG GTTCTGCCTGGGGCTCTGATGATGAGACCCGTCTGGTGAAAACCCTGTTCACTGGCTACAACAAGGTGGTGCGTCCTGTCGCTCACTTCAAGGACCCAGTGGTGGTTACAGTTGGCCTGCAGCTCATTCAACTCATCAGTGTG GATGAGGTCAACCAGATTGTTAACAGCAATGTTCGACTGAAACAG CAATGGAAGGACGTGAACTTGCAATGGAATCCTGAGGATTATGGTGGAATCAAAAAGATAAGAGTGCCCTCCACTGACATTTGGCGCCCTGACCTCGTTCTCTATAACAA TGCTGATGGTGACTTTGCCATCGTTCACGAGACCAAAGTGCTGCTGGAGCACACTGGCATGATCACGTGGAACCCCCCTGCCATCTTCAAGAGCTACTGTGAGATCATCGTGCTGCACTTCCCCTTCGACCTGCAGAACTGCAGCATGAAGCTGGGTACCTGGACCTATGATGGCAACTTGGTTGTCGTCAATCCC GACAGCGACCGTCCTGACCTGAGTAACTTcatggagagtggagagtgggtgATGAAGGACTACCGCAGCTGGAAACACTGGGTGTACTATGCCTGCTGCCCAGACACGCCCTACTTGGACATCACCTACCACTTCCTGATGCTGCGGCTGCCCCTCTACTTCATCGTCAACGTCATCATCCCCTGCATGCTCTTCTCATTCCTCACTGGCCTCGTCTTCTATCTGCCCACTGACTCTG GTGAGAAGATGACTCTGAGTATCTCTGTCCTGCTGTCTCTGACTGTGTTCCTGCTGGTCATCGTTGAGCTCATCCCCTCCACATCCAGTGCTGTGCCGCTCATCGGGAAGTACATGCTCTTCACCATGGTTTTCGTCATTGCCTCCATCATCATCACTGTCATCGTCATCAACACCCACCACCGTTCCCCCAGCACTCACACCATGTCCCCCTGGGTTCGCAAG ATTTTCATTGACACCATTCCCAACCTCATGTTTTTCTCAACAATGAAACGTCCTGCAAAGGAGAAACAGGATAAAAACATCTATGGTGCTGACTTTGACATCTCAGACATCTCAGGCAAGCCCACCCCTACTGCAGTCACCTACCAGTCCCCCATCACCAAGAACCCCGACGTACGCAGTGCTATTGAGGGGGTGAAGTACATCGCTGAGACCATGAAATCTGATGAGGAGTCCAACAGT GCTGCTGAAGAGTGGAAGTTTGTGGCCATGGTGCTGGATCACattctgctgtgtgtgttcatgggGGTGTGTATCATTGGCACACTGGGGGTGTTCGCAGGCCGTCTCATTGAGCTGAGCATGACGCCCTAG